The Hippoglossus hippoglossus isolate fHipHip1 chromosome 4, fHipHip1.pri, whole genome shotgun sequence DNA window ATATTAAACCGTGTGATCCTCACCTCTCAAACCTCTGCATGGTGAGCGCCAGCGTCTTGTTGAGCTCCTCGATGATTCGACGGGGCGGGTGCAGAGCAGCGGGCAGCGTCCCGTACTGCAGCGAGTGCCCGCCCATCGACGTGTGGCCGTGAGGGGCGGGGCACTTCTGGAAGGCGAGTGAAGACGGCTCCATGCTCCCGGCCGGTACGGAGATCATGAGCTTCTttggaggtagaggaggagataACTTCCCCGACATACATGGCAACTTGACCGGGGCGCCGTCTGCAccgagagggaggaagtgagagggTCAGACGAGTGCGTGCAGGGTCAAGAACCGTGTGAACGAGCACCTGTCATGTGATCACCTGTGAGGTGATTGGGCAGCCTGGTGAAGGGTTTGGGCAGCAGCGCAGGAGGTTGTTTGTGTAGCGTCCGAGGTCTGGAGAGCGGCGACTCGGCGCCGTTAGCATGATACACAGTGGACTTCTTAGTGGGTGGAGCTTGGCTGGATTTCTGGGCGTGGTCCTGTGGACATGCACCGTCATTGGCCATCTGAAAGTCCAGGGAACCTGACGAGAGAAACAACATCAGTCAGGTGCTTCAGCTCCAGATGAGACGACGATGATGTGGACGGTCGCTGCGTCTCTGCTTCCTaccttcagctgctgctccgtcCATCTGCTCCGTACCTTCAGACTCCGACAGCACCGGGGAGCGACCGTTCTccatctgctcctcctcccgTATGGCCGGAGACGTCccgtctgcaggaggagacacaaCAAGACAGAGCATCAAGAATCTATTCCTAACTAACAATAAAAGTTTGGATCAGACAACTTACTACTACAATTTGGAGCTAAATCAATTATTCAATACAACAACTTCACATATTTACTGTCCCACGTcttgtttgttgatttctcaCCTTTCTCATAAACCTCCTTCAGAACTCCTTTCTTGATCAGCTCCTCCCGGCTCTTGCGTGTGGACATTTTCCTCTCCAGCActgagggagcagagaggaagtgatgtcacataAACAAAACCCAGACGCTCTTAGAGTCCAGGAACGTGTCGGAGGCAGCAGAtgtttctttttggttttattgtacAGACGGATGTGAGCGGTGCCCTCAGGACACatcgagcagcagcagcagccgacaGGTCgtcatcatgaagtgtttttacTCCTGTTTTCTCAGAattcacagaaaagaaaacctgaactttgatgtttttattcaatataacattttatagcttcatcttttattcacatgtttttattgccGGGAGCCGTGTTTACATCCCAGTCCCAATAAAATTGAATCATAGATAATTTAATGGACTTTGACTGAACGATGGAAAGAGTCTAGAGATAGAATATGGTGCTTACAACATGTACGTCCATGAGTATGTGAGCTGtaaagtatatatatgtgtactGTGTGATACTtggctgcagagggaggaggcagcTTTCAGCAGGAAGTAAATAAAAGCCCTGGGGGAGCTGTGACAGCTGGGGGAACAGCTCGGCCGCAGGAAGCCTctcgtccccccccctctgctccgTGTCGGCGCCTCCTGCAGAGAACAGGACGTGGAGCGACTCATCCAGCGGAGAAACAACAACAGCGACTGTTTCTCCATCCAAATCAAACGCTCTCTTCTGCTTCACGGCTCACGACTCGTGTGCGTGTTGTCGCTCTGAAGCAGACACATGCACCGACATCCAGGACGACGTCGGAGCAGCTGATTCGCTCGTGGAGACACAGCGGCGCTTACACTCACCATTTAAAGCTAATTGGATTATTCTGatctacttaaaaaaaatgtaatgattattATCTTTTGACAGATTGTTTTCTGCCTGCTGCCATGTAGACGACTAAAGGAgctaaatgaaaatacatttttatagatTTGATCTTCCTCATTTTTCAGTGTGAGTTACATgaacatgttttgtgtgtgaattatTTCCTCGTGTTGGAACCAGGGTAGCAACAGGGCTGATGCTCAGCTGACCTGACGCCTGGTGCTGTTCTACCCATCTTTCATAACCTTGATCATAAACAGCAGATCTGTGCTGCGGCCgctgtatcccccccccccccccgctctgcaGCACCTCTGTGCTCCCATTCATCAGTGCTACTGTTGCTAGGTGCCACACAGGGAGACATTTATCTGCCCTCGGAGATGTGAGCGACGCTGATgactgcagggggggggggggggggggggggagctgctaATGGAGGAGTTGTTCTCTCACCTGCAGACGTCTGCTTGAACttctcactcttcttcttcctccatttcCAGGGTTTGAACAGACGGCCCAGGTTGGCAAACTTGCTCCGCCGGCGGATGGGGGGCGTGTGCGTGCCGGGCACCAGCGAATCAGAGCGCATCGCTGCCAACCTCCCGACCTCCtcagctggaaaacacaacGAGTCATCATCATTAACAAGCAGGTGAACGACAGATGCACAAAAACACCGTCAACCTCTTTTCTTTTACCCATTTACCCACAACACAAGAGAGAGTTGTAATGATTAGCATATTAattgattatattattaattatcagcagcagcagcagttagctCTGCTACAGACGTTTCATAAGGGAGTATCTAAGTATTTAAAGTGCATCGACATATTTCTCTGGTTTATGACCATTTATAGATCGAACTATAACacaattaatcaagaaaatatcCAGCAGGTTTATGAGTAAAGAAAATATCCAGCTGAGATGACgacgacctcctcctcctcctcctcctcctcctcctcctccagagacaTCCCACACCCCCCCGGTGACTCCTTATCGGTCACATGAAATCAATCCAGGTCACCGATAAATTTCACTGGTGACAAACTTAATGAGGGAAGTACTCAGAAAAATCAATGCTGCCTTGAAATGATTTGATGGTTTCATCTAATTCACTTTGAAGGTCTTTCTTCATTTAGAGGTTACCACTAAACAATAATAccagtggaggtgaagaacTCAGGATTTAAAGGTTTCTTGAATCCACAGTTAAGGAAAAATAACTTCAAATCCCGAGGACACGTTCTCCCAGGGGATCTGTGTATAATCACGTCAGGTAACGTCTGAGGGTTAAAGCTTATTCAGATCATTGTTAATCACAGTTAGCGTCAGGAGGCTCCATCGGCAGGAACCTTACGCGACAAGCTCCCAGAGAGAAGCTTCAGTGAGGAACGATGAAGAGGAGCCTCAGGACGAAGAGGAACTGAATAtgaagaacaacacaaaacatcagTTTGTGTAACAGTGAATCTACGTGAACAAACTGAACCTCTTTCTAGTCTCTGAGGTGTTATTCTCTCGGCCCCACAGGGACGTGTTGGACATTAATCACACTGGAGGTCGTTTTATAACCAGAGCACTCGAAAATTACACTTTTTCTCATTATCTACTAAATCGTTCTGTTCACGAGACTCGAGACGATGAGGAGATGAAGCAGGAGCCAGCAGCAATGGAAGGGAATGTGTCATCAGGCAGGAAtggatgtaaaaacacacaagctgaaGATTCACACATTTACTACAGAGCAATAGAAACTGAACACGTGAAATAACTAAGAAGACAGATCCATGTTCTCCACTTTCATGTGATAGAAAAGTTTCGTTTTTGAATATCCTGCATCGCACATCAACTCATTTCTGCAGCAAAGTCCACCCAGCAGGTCCGACTGGTCCCAAACACAATGTTCACATGACTGAAATTAAGTTACAACGAGAGAAACTGCTGACGAAAGAGAGCAGAGCCACAAATAAACCCTGGACAGACGTCAGTGATGGGACGGAAAAACAAACGTCAGCCTTGTTACCAGAGGGTTATCAGATTTAATCTGTAACAGCTCAGCAGCCGCTATTGAGAAACcttttcaacaacaacaacatcatcataTAACAACCACCAACAACTGCTCTGTCCTCTTTCTACACCCacgagtctaagtgaacatttgtgttcCTGAGATGACGTGTCACAAGAACATGAGTTCACTCTGATCTCCACTTCCAAAATctaatcatttcatcttttgaatacaagtgaacgtttgtactGATcatgaagaaattccctcaaggtgtttcTGAGAGGTTGCGTTCACAAGACCACGAAACtgaaatcagttcatccatgaATCCAAGTGAAGGTTTGTGTCGAACCTGAAAGGACTCGAGTTGTTCCTGAGgtatcgtgttcacaagaatacTAATGTAcgaacaacctgaaaacaaaacttcTGACCCCCGGCCTGACTCGCCGGCGTAGAAGCACAATAACCAATAGTTGAAGTCCTAAATACAAAGTTTTAGAGGAGCTCCACCTCCTCACACCTGCCTGAGGGGATCTCCAGACCCAGCGAGGTGGAGAGGAACTTTATATTTCTGAGGGATCTTCTCTCTTGTTCAACGAAAAAACTACTTTCTCCCCAGAGATCGAATCTAAACTAACAGACGAACTGaagccaatgaaaacacaacttctttAAGTCCACGCAGACGATGCGTCACAGTACGTGGGCGGATGAATCTCTTTTCATGAAGCATAAACGACCTTGAAGCTACTTTCCACTGTCTCGTTTCATCTGAGCTGTAAGAAAACATTGACTACACAACCTGGTTGATCCTGGAcgcacagcagcttcactgcagacaaaccaggtaggatgaacgcaaagGTTTCTACCTTCACTCTGCACCGTAGACTGTTTACAAAAAGGTTGTTCCTTCAGTTTAAGAGCGGGCCTGATTCCATATTCAGATTATAGATCTCTACGCTGGCAGAGAGAGCTGaacacgtgcaaattaagaaaacaacttcaatttgacgacacacgcagacacacaaacacacttcataGAGCATCAACCGACAGCAGGTTCATCGTGGGTTTAGATCCAATGGAAACatttccgttgtcgttttcGCAAGTTGCAGCAATTTGTGACTTTTTACAACACgtgtgtcgtcaaattgattTCTTCTTAATTGGCTCGTGTTTTATCTATTAACGTGTGTTTTCTAAACGTTCACAGAATCACATCCTCTTCATCAATTTATCTCTAAAGTTAAAAAGCTCAACTTCTGCTcagctgcagataaaccaggtaggatgaacactgCTCTGGTCCGGTCAGTGTGAAGGAGCACTAGCAGCTGATCTGagagctgctcttcctcctcttcctcctcttcctctctcagggAGCGGCCCCACACTGAAGAccaccccccccctcagtgAACTGACCGTCCAGCGGCTCCGCTCCCCGGCAGTTGCTGCAGATGTGCTTGATCTCCTTCCCGATGTGACAGTGGATGATGAAGGgcacgttgttgttgttgttggcggAGGGCGCGCGCCCTGTGTCCGGCTGCGGCTCCTCCGGGATGTGGCGGCTCCTGGTCCTGGTCAGGAGGaagcatctcctcctcttctgcggTTTGCGCTGCTCGGACGCGGGCTGCACCACATGCGGGGGGTCGGTGGTGGACCCGGGCTCGAACCTGGACCTGGACCCGGACCGTGGACACAGAACGACGGCTCCACGACCCGCCATGTTGGGGCTGGGGATCAGGACTGGacccgaggaggaggaggaggttcaaGCTGATCCTGTCCACCGATCACAAGGCCCCCATTTTCAAATGAGCTTCCGGTTACaactcacaaaataaaagcatatttgAAATGTAGAAGTGCAGAAAAACTATTTGATGTATTTGATTAGAAAtatattgtgattttatttatgtttgtttaccACGAGGCCCtatttgtattcattcataCTAAGTCATGGATGAATGGAAAAATAATAGAGCTTTATTTTGTCCTCATTGGTAACTTATCCAGCCAcgtaaaacaataaacacagactTACAAACACtcacaatataaataatgataaattacATCTAATTATATGTAAAGGTTGAGCTAAACTATCATtcacataaaatacaatgatgtaCAAGTTACCACAAGGTTATTATACTGTGCACACAGGTTGTTTATCTTTCTCccacaaaatatatattgtgtggGAAGAAGTTGTTCAGGATCAAtaaaatatctatctatccatccatatatccatctatctaaATGAGGAAGGGATCATCAAGCCACTGGATCATAAAATTAAActtcaaattaaattgaaaaatcTTAGTAACTGGAGCAGGTAGAAAAAGTACTACAACATCTCGAGTGCATCATATATATGTAACTACGTGGCTGTGCATTAAAAACTCAATATTTTAACTGATTTAACTTATTTAAACTCATTCTAGTTTCTTCCACAACTAACTCTGAGTAGACTGCACGTCGTaatgccttttttattttgaaggggaaAATTGACTTCCGGTCCCAGTCTCTTCTATTTAACAGTAACTTGTCGTCGCCACAGATTCAACCAATCATAGCTCAGTTTAGCGGGTTGGACTCGCGGTGGGAACCAATCAGATTGAAGCACCGGGAGATTTAgaattttaagattttaaataacAGAGATTAAGAAACGAATTAAACGTGTAAAGTTAGAAAACTAAAAACCGACATTGTGATAACAGCTTTGTCTTCACctttatttaataaaattgCCAAATAGCAAAATCAGGAGAAAAAGTAAAAGCctaaggaaataaatacagttcatacaactaaatttaaagcaaatgattcaaataaaacagttgGAGGTTAAAATAATGTGAGAAACTTAAATTGCTCCGAAGGTAAAACGAGTTGAGCTTTAGATTGTTCTGTTTGTTCCATGTTgcaggtgcatgatgggaaaaacTGTCTAAACCGAGCTCAGTAAAACCAGTTGTTACCTTCAGTGTAATCCAGTCATTGTTTGATGggacatgaacacacagcagTGAGGGGACCAGTCAGGGGTTTAGAGATCAAATCAACCCTGTACTTCACTGGAGGCCAGAACAGGAGTAATATGACTTTATACACAGTACAAGTACCCTGAGGGCTGTGTTGTGTAGTAAAGGAAATACTCTGCGATAAAACAAGACAAGATAAGAAGCTCCAAGAGGCAACAGATCAAAAAGGATCTGAATCTGGAAAGATGGTGATGATACGAGGCAGGGAATAAAGGGCCACCACCTGCAGTTACAAGCATCCCCCTGCAGGTGGGGCTCACTTACAGGAGATGTGAATGAGATGACTTCatgtgtgagacagtgagagactctgagctgcagggagGATGAAgactgatgaggaggaggaggaggaggaggaggagtcgaCTCTGATCACAAACACCTCTCGCTGTTTTCTACTTCCTGttacaacacagacacacaaagctcGTGTTCACACCGTCAGTCACTCTGGGCTGTTTACTCACTTCacgtcactgtgtgtgtgtgtgtgtgttgacgttCATGTATTTTAACACTGAGATCTAAAGCACTCGCTGCATGTTCCCTTCTCCTGCACACGGTGACTCATGGAGGCTTTTCAAACTCCAACAACGAGGCTGTGTATCAGGAGATGAAAGAGTCAGAGAACAGGTCACATGGTTATCGCAGATTAACTCATGGCAGCGTTCGAGCCGGTAAGAAAGACGATATGGGTTGACCACAGCTAATGAGGCCACCTAGGGTTTCTAACCACCTTTGACCTTCAGGGCCACGGCAGCATCTAAGTTAGGGACGTccctaaagctgttttcagacatgacctccggaggaTGTCCACAGAAGTGGttgcggacattctctggagttttcctttcacacgtgaacaacgcagcaacacagaaacacagaaaccttcATCCTGGGACATCAGTGTTGTCTTCTGCATCGTTGCGTCTGTTGTGTGTCAGAAACGACGTCGACACACAGATCGTGTCTCTCACGGGATTCGTTCTCAGTCATATTCTAATGAGTCACTCAGAAACCCCGTTCGACAGGTTCCTCTAATGAGCAGGAGACTGGAGCAGTGGAGCTGATCATTAAATCCATGTTCCCgcttcctcacacacaaactacgACCTTCAGCTTCAATACGTCGTCACAGTAAGTGACAGGTAGGATCCACATTCAGAGGTGACGGCACTGATTGGCtcacaccacagactgtaacTAACACGGTTCACGGTATTGATAGATCTGGTGTTTTGTAACTTTGGTCCTTGGAAACATCATTTCTTAAACCtgtggaaataaacaaaaatgcacgtggggatgcacacacacacacacacacacacacacacacacacacacacacacacacacacacacacatgacagtGTTTGCAGCAGCCTCAGAGCACAGGTGTTGTTGTCACATCTGCGATGGCAGCGGTTTATTCTCAGTCGTCCGTCCAGCTGTCAGATTATTTCCTGTCTGTGAGACGCTGAGCTCTTTGCACCTGTCGCACCAGAAACTCTCCCGTCCGACAGCATCTGGTCTCAGCAGGTATTTCCTGTGAGCTGCTCACAAGGCGGCTGTCAGTCGTCACCAGGTCATCAGGACCTCACGCAGCCCGGAGAGtttctattataaat harbors:
- the phactr1 gene encoding phosphatase and actin regulator 1 isoform X3; protein product: MAGRGAVVLCPRSGSRSRFEPGSTTDPPHVVQPASEQRKPQKRRRCFLLTRTRSRHIPEEPQPDTGRAPSANNNNNVPFIIHCHIGKEIKHICSNCRGAEPLDAEEVGRLAAMRSDSLVPGTHTPPIRRRSKFANLGRLFKPWKWRKKKSEKFKQTSAVLERKMSTRKSREELIKKGVLKEVYEKGGTSPAIREEEQMENGRSPVLSESEGTEQMDGAAAEGSLDFQMANDGACPQDHAQKSSQAPPTKKSTVYHANGAESPLSRPRTLHKQPPALLPKPFTRLPNHLTDGAPVKLPCMSGKLSPPLPPKKLMISVPAGSMEPSSLAFQKCPAPHGHTSMGGHSLQYGTLPAALHPPRRIIEELNKTLALTMQRFESSLMHTAPTVMIQCDNDKENLPNEADYEELPGMYKDEDDEEEEEEDDEEEEDEDEEEDEDDTLFTSALAMKVLRKDSLAIKLVNRPSKRELEEKNILPLQSDQERIQFRQQTATKLTRRLSQRPTAEELEQRNILKPRNDLEEQEEKREIKRHLSKKVRQRRQWK
- the phactr1 gene encoding phosphatase and actin regulator 1 isoform X1, with amino-acid sequence MAGRGAVVLCPRSGSRSRFEPGSTTDPPHVVQPASEQRKPQKRRRCFLLTRTRSRHIPEEPQPDTGRAPSANNNNNVPFIIHCHIGKEIKHICSNCRGAEPLDAEEVGRLAAMRSDSLVPGTHTPPIRRRSKFANLGRLFKPWKWRKKKSEKFKQTSAVLERKMSTRKSREELIKKGVLKEVYEKDGTSPAIREEEQMENGRSPVLSESEGTEQMDGAAAEGSLDFQMANDGACPQDHAQKSSQAPPTKKSTVYHANGAESPLSRPRTLHKQPPALLPKPFTRLPNHLTDGAPVKLPCMSGKLSPPLPPKKLMISVPAGSMEPSSLAFQKCPAPHGHTSMGGHSLQYGTLPAALHPPRRIIEELNKTLALTMQRFESSLMHTAPTVMIQCDNDKENLPNEADYEELPGMYKDEDDEEEEEEDDEEEEDEDEEEDEDDTLFTSALAMKVLRKDSLAIKLVNRPSKRELEEKNILPLQSDQERIQFRQQTATKLTRRLSQRPTAEELEQRNILKPRNDLEEQEEKREIKRHLSKKLSQRPTVEELREAKILIRFSDYVEVAEAQDYDRRADKPWTRLTAADKAAIRKELNEFKSTEMEVHESSRHLTRFHRP
- the phactr1 gene encoding phosphatase and actin regulator 1 isoform X2, which encodes MMAAAPQEEVDRRPIRRVRSKSDTPYISEARISLHLETAEEVGRLAAMRSDSLVPGTHTPPIRRRSKFANLGRLFKPWKWRKKKSEKFKQTSAVLERKMSTRKSREELIKKGVLKEVYEKDGTSPAIREEEQMENGRSPVLSESEGTEQMDGAAAEGSLDFQMANDGACPQDHAQKSSQAPPTKKSTVYHANGAESPLSRPRTLHKQPPALLPKPFTRLPNHLTDGAPVKLPCMSGKLSPPLPPKKLMISVPAGSMEPSSLAFQKCPAPHGHTSMGGHSLQYGTLPAALHPPRRIIEELNKTLALTMQRFESSLMHTAPTVMIQCDNDKENLPNEADYEELPGMYKDEDDEEEEEEDDEEEEDEDEEEDEDDTLFTSALAMKVLRKDSLAIKLVNRPSKRELEEKNILPLQSDQERIQFRQQTATKLTRRLSQRPTAEELEQRNILKPRNDLEEQEEKREIKRHLSKKLSQRPTVEELREAKILIRFSDYVEVAEAQDYDRRADKPWTRLTAADKAAIRKELNEFKSTEMEVHESSRHLTRFHRP